In the genome of Treponema pedis, one region contains:
- a CDS encoding ABC transporter permease subunit translates to MSGLISAILKISAPLLFAVTGALITEYSGALAVFMEGAIILSAFFCTLFTIISGSQILGFIFASVLTSLILFALALFTFKTKANPFLTGLSLNLFAAGFVPWASELFLSKRGVISFEEFLSTHNFVPVNNFFPFFTALFFSVLLFLFLKFTSSGISLKYSGEAPEVLTARGENCEKYKVLSWTAAGFFSACAGAVLVFRLAAYTPNISAGRGWTALAAVFLGNKNPLFCAAAVLIFSSAEYAVNIMQGSFKIPSGILLSFPYVIALILFIISHAVKKRRLILYNADSIV, encoded by the coding sequence ATGAGCGGTTTAATTTCTGCAATTCTTAAAATTTCAGCACCGCTTTTGTTTGCGGTAACCGGAGCTCTTATTACGGAATATTCAGGCGCTCTTGCCGTTTTTATGGAAGGAGCGATTATTCTTTCGGCTTTTTTTTGTACGCTATTTACAATTATTTCAGGCTCTCAAATTTTAGGATTTATTTTTGCTTCCGTTTTAACCTCGCTGATTCTTTTTGCTTTAGCCTTATTTACATTTAAAACAAAAGCAAATCCTTTTTTAACGGGGCTTTCTTTAAATCTTTTCGCGGCAGGTTTTGTTCCCTGGGCTTCCGAATTGTTTTTATCGAAGCGGGGTGTTATTTCCTTTGAAGAATTTTTAAGCACGCATAACTTTGTACCCGTAAATAATTTTTTCCCGTTTTTTACGGCTTTATTTTTTTCCGTTCTATTGTTTTTATTTTTAAAGTTTACTTCTTCAGGAATTAGTTTAAAATATTCCGGGGAAGCTCCTGAAGTGTTAACGGCACGGGGAGAAAATTGCGAAAAATATAAAGTGCTTTCATGGACGGCAGCGGGTTTTTTTTCCGCTTGTGCGGGAGCCGTTCTCGTATTCCGTCTTGCAGCTTATACGCCCAATATCAGTGCGGGAAGAGGCTGGACGGCGCTTGCCGCGGTTTTTTTAGGTAATAAAAATCCGCTTTTTTGCGCCGCCGCAGTGTTGATATTTTCTTCCGCAGAATATGCGGTAAATATTATGCAAGGGTCTTTTAAAATACCGTCCGGCATTTTACTGTCGTTCCCTTACGTTATTGCGTTGATTTTATTCATAATTTCGCATGCGGTGAAAAAACGGAGGCTTATTTTATACAATGCAGATAGCATTGTATAA
- the glmL gene encoding methylaspartate mutase accessory protein GlmL: MNCYLFVDFGSTNTKITLVDADKEEIVGTAKAYTTVETDVMIGYKNAINLLHEKTGTDYTVVKSLACSSAAGGLKIIAIGLVPELTSEAAKRAALGAGAKVIHTYSHNLNNGEAEEIVNSNADIILLAGGTDGGDSRCITHNAKMLADYGVKVPVVVAGNKSAEDEIIAVFKDKVKYRIAENVMPKINKLNVESARETIRDIFMHNIIHAKGMSHVEKSIDNILMPTPAAVLKAAQVLSEGTDEEDGLGDLVILDIGGATTDVHSAADGDPTQGSVFLYGLPEAFLKRTVEGDLGMRYSLPTVAEVSGPHGLRHYLPKEYKFNIEEEVKKRNEHTDFISQTEKDMAFDCAVAKVCADVSMSRHVGTLTPVYTGCGASFQQEGKDLTKLPYIIGTGGILVYNPNYTEIMKACTFREDNPFSLKPKNPKFLLDKEYILSAMGLLATENPGMAIRILKKHLV; encoded by the coding sequence GTGAACTGTTATTTATTTGTCGATTTCGGAAGTACAAATACAAAAATTACACTTGTAGATGCCGATAAAGAAGAAATAGTGGGAACGGCAAAGGCTTATACGACCGTAGAAACCGATGTAATGATAGGTTATAAAAATGCAATAAATCTTTTGCACGAAAAAACCGGCACGGATTACACTGTAGTAAAAAGTCTTGCATGTTCTTCCGCAGCAGGCGGATTAAAAATAATTGCAATCGGTCTTGTTCCCGAACTTACAAGCGAAGCTGCAAAACGCGCCGCTCTCGGAGCGGGAGCAAAAGTTATCCATACTTACAGCCATAATTTAAACAACGGCGAAGCGGAAGAAATCGTCAATTCCAATGCCGATATTATTTTACTTGCAGGCGGAACGGACGGAGGCGACAGCAGGTGCATAACACATAATGCAAAAATGCTTGCCGATTACGGTGTAAAAGTTCCCGTAGTTGTTGCGGGAAATAAAAGCGCCGAAGATGAAATTATTGCAGTTTTTAAAGATAAGGTTAAGTACCGTATTGCCGAAAATGTAATGCCTAAAATAAATAAACTGAATGTTGAAAGTGCCAGAGAAACGATACGCGATATTTTTATGCATAATATTATTCATGCAAAGGGAATGTCGCATGTTGAAAAATCAATTGATAATATTCTCATGCCGACACCTGCCGCCGTGTTAAAAGCGGCACAAGTACTTTCCGAAGGAACGGATGAGGAAGACGGTCTTGGCGATTTGGTTATTCTCGATATAGGAGGAGCTACGACCGATGTTCATTCCGCGGCGGACGGAGACCCTACTCAAGGCTCGGTTTTTTTATACGGGCTTCCGGAAGCGTTTTTAAAACGTACCGTAGAAGGAGACCTCGGTATGCGCTACTCTCTTCCCACAGTAGCCGAAGTTTCAGGCCCGCACGGACTTCGTCATTATCTTCCGAAAGAATATAAATTCAATATCGAAGAAGAAGTAAAAAAACGGAATGAGCACACCGATTTTATTTCACAAACCGAAAAAGATATGGCTTTTGATTGTGCGGTTGCAAAGGTTTGCGCCGATGTTTCTATGAGTCGCCATGTAGGAACTTTAACTCCCGTTTATACGGGCTGCGGTGCAAGTTTTCAACAAGAAGGGAAGGATTTAACAAAGCTGCCTTACATAATAGGTACCGGCGGTATTTTAGTTTACAACCCTAATTATACGGAAATTATGAAAGCCTGTACTTTCCGTGAAGACAATCCGTTCAGTTTAAAACCTAAAAATCCCAAATTCCTTTTGGATAAAGAATATATCTTGTCCGCAATGGGACTTTTAGCAACGGAAAATCCCGGAATGGCTATCCGTATTTTAAAAAAACATTTGGTATAA
- the glmS gene encoding methylaspartate mutase subunit S, with protein MAKKTKLVLGVIGSDCHAVGNKILDYSLTEAGFEVVNIGVLSPQEDFINAALETNADAILVSSLYGQGELDCKGLREKCDEAGLKGIKLYVGGNIVVGKQDFTEVKKRFEAMGFDHVYPPGTSVETTINDLHADFPESARA; from the coding sequence ATGGCAAAAAAAACGAAACTTGTTCTGGGTGTAATCGGCTCGGATTGTCATGCTGTAGGAAATAAAATTTTAGACTACTCATTAACGGAAGCCGGCTTTGAGGTGGTCAATATAGGTGTTTTAAGCCCGCAAGAGGATTTTATAAATGCCGCACTGGAAACAAATGCAGATGCAATTTTAGTTTCTTCCCTTTACGGGCAAGGAGAATTGGATTGCAAGGGTTTACGCGAAAAATGCGACGAAGCGGGTTTAAAGGGTATTAAGCTTTATGTCGGCGGAAACATTGTAGTAGGCAAACAGGATTTTACGGAAGTAAAAAAAAGATTTGAAGCCATGGGCTTTGACCATGTATATCCTCCGGGAACTTCCGTGGAAACCACCATTAACGATTTACACGCCGATTTTCCTGAAAGTGCAAGAGCGTAA
- a CDS encoding TDE2712 family protein has protein sequence MKNIKINFDVLEMMVFFWESVASKDKISDDYFVSVAEKPQMEVVYGEGFSKDSVRRVLSAISNRERLNDRTQQESRFWNNNMWILEDLQTMHNMMAPIKTLNLKEFIEKYKDNKYEEIEIIFIPAHTEEYYIKDNKLYINFFKLIPNCDNPTDIKIAGMELKEYIDKKIAEAV, from the coding sequence ATGAAAAATATAAAAATTAATTTTGATGTTTTGGAAATGATGGTTTTCTTTTGGGAAAGCGTTGCTTCAAAAGATAAAATCAGTGATGATTATTTTGTAAGCGTTGCCGAAAAGCCTCAAATGGAAGTAGTTTACGGAGAAGGATTTTCTAAAGATTCCGTTCGGAGGGTTCTTTCCGCCATCTCCAACAGAGAGCGTCTAAATGACCGCACACAGCAGGAAAGCCGTTTTTGGAATAACAATATGTGGATTTTGGAAGATTTACAGACAATGCACAATATGATGGCTCCGATAAAAACTTTAAACTTAAAAGAGTTTATAGAAAAATATAAAGACAACAAATATGAAGAAATCGAAATTATTTTTATTCCCGCTCATACGGAAGAGTATTACATAAAAGACAATAAACTTTATATCAATTTTTTTAAATTGATACCTAACTGCGATAATCCTACGGATATAAAAATTGCAGGTATGGAATTAAAAGAATATATAGACAAAAAAATAGCTGAAGCGGTTTAA
- a CDS encoding ABC transporter ATP-binding protein — MSVKRQESIKYGILSNILFMLKNAHLYCKSVYLLIIFEAFFYAADNVLSIFLLPSILTLIQNGGGVQPLFKTIVLFSSGIVLCKGFLGYIETNSLFGRVEIRSRLVFLLGKKAMTTSYNNLYKEDFINHKNKAMQTTDSNSEACEAIWDTLSSLLKYISGFLIYIILLSSINFKIIAAVLCTSVISFILTNAVNTWKYKNKSEEEKHITKLHYITECSKSKEFAKDIRMFGMQNWFKELYLKHLKLYMYFQLKGEIRYFFADLSDIILTALRNGLAYYWLISSVIKNALSIPQFILYFTAVTVFTQWIMEILNTVSTLHKQSLEISCFREFLEYKEDFLFAKGEELPVLKENTVELQNITFRYSENGTCILDNFNLKIKPKEKLAIVGLNGAGKTTLVKLITGLYDPNEGRVLFNGKDIKTFTRSEYYKCFSAVFQEFSILPAPIFVNVAQAEESADKNKVKECLELAGLLKKVCSLPDKEDTRLCKDIFFDAAELSGGEIQKLLLARALYQDRPFLILDEPTAALDPVTEQEIYSNFNGMVKDKTSVFISHRLSSCKFCDEIIVFDEGQIVQHGTHEELVKDTNGVYKTLWDSQARHYL, encoded by the coding sequence ATGAGTGTTAAACGGCAGGAAAGTATCAAATACGGAATATTAAGCAATATTTTATTTATGCTTAAAAATGCTCATCTTTATTGTAAAAGCGTTTACCTTCTAATTATTTTTGAAGCTTTTTTTTATGCTGCGGATAATGTTTTAAGTATATTTTTATTGCCGTCAATTTTAACTTTAATTCAAAATGGAGGCGGCGTACAGCCTCTTTTTAAAACTATAGTTTTATTTTCTTCCGGTATTGTTTTATGTAAAGGTTTTTTAGGCTATATCGAAACAAACTCTCTTTTCGGAAGGGTGGAAATTAGAAGCCGCCTTGTTTTTTTACTCGGTAAAAAAGCGATGACAACATCTTATAATAATTTATATAAAGAAGATTTTATCAATCATAAAAATAAGGCAATGCAAACTACGGACAGCAACAGTGAAGCCTGTGAAGCAATTTGGGATACTCTGTCAAGTCTTTTAAAATATATATCAGGTTTTTTAATTTATATTATTTTGCTTTCTTCAATAAATTTTAAAATAATTGCGGCGGTACTTTGTACTTCCGTTATAAGTTTTATATTAACAAATGCGGTAAACACTTGGAAGTATAAAAATAAATCGGAAGAGGAAAAACATATTACAAAACTTCATTATATTACCGAGTGTAGTAAAAGTAAAGAGTTCGCAAAAGATATACGTATGTTCGGCATGCAAAATTGGTTTAAAGAGTTATACCTTAAGCATCTTAAACTTTATATGTATTTCCAATTAAAAGGAGAAATACGTTATTTTTTTGCAGACCTTTCAGATATTATTTTAACCGCATTAAGAAACGGCCTTGCTTATTATTGGCTTATTTCCTCAGTAATAAAAAATGCCTTAAGTATTCCGCAATTTATTTTATACTTTACGGCGGTAACGGTTTTTACTCAATGGATTATGGAAATATTAAATACGGTTTCAACCTTGCATAAACAGTCATTGGAGATTTCCTGTTTTCGGGAGTTTCTTGAATATAAAGAAGATTTTTTATTTGCAAAGGGTGAAGAGCTTCCCGTTTTAAAAGAAAATACAGTCGAACTTCAAAATATAACCTTCCGTTATTCGGAAAACGGTACTTGCATTTTAGATAATTTTAATTTAAAGATTAAGCCGAAAGAAAAACTTGCAATAGTCGGATTAAACGGCGCGGGTAAAACTACATTGGTAAAACTTATTACGGGGCTTTACGACCCTAATGAAGGCAGGGTTTTATTTAACGGAAAAGATATAAAAACTTTTACCCGCAGTGAATATTATAAGTGTTTTAGCGCGGTATTCCAAGAGTTTTCAATTTTACCTGCCCCTATTTTTGTTAATGTTGCACAAGCTGAAGAAAGCGCCGATAAAAACAAAGTTAAAGAATGTTTAGAACTTGCAGGTCTTTTAAAAAAGGTTTGCTCGTTACCTGATAAAGAAGACACGCGCCTTTGTAAAGATATTTTTTTCGATGCGGCGGAATTATCCGGAGGAGAAATTCAAAAACTGTTATTGGCGAGGGCTCTTTATCAAGATAGACCTTTTTTAATTTTAGATGAACCTACCGCCGCCCTTGACCCCGTTACCGAACAGGAAATATATTCCAATTTTAACGGAATGGTAAAAGATAAAACTTCCGTTTTTATTTCACATCGTCTTTCTTCATGTAAATTTTGCGATGAAATTATAGTTTTCGATGAAGGGCAAATCGTTCAACACGGGACCCATGAAGAACTTGTAAAAGATACGAACGGCGTATATAAAACTTTATGGGATTCGCAGGCCCGGCATTATTTATAA
- a CDS encoding NAD(P)/FAD-dependent oxidoreductase: MDKLFQKKLKRLKTKLKKIGLEKKVNLSIDFNSVVLTGDVSSIEERTLAGYAAARFGFKGVVNDLTVNGKGEEPMSLPLSGGNFLQDKKFDVVIIGGGVIGCAIARELSRFDLKIAVIEKESDVAMQASSHNDGMIHPGFADNPKKKKGKLNTRGNRMYTKVSEELGFEINRCGSFLLFYTPFLIPLVPLMKLRCKLNGVDGDYGYRSRSQIKKTDPYMTDKNYGGFWQPSAGVASPMQVTICYAENAAQNGVEFYFDTAVIGMKKTGNLISQVVTTSGTFDAALVINAAGVWADKVAGFAGDRFFSIHGRKGTDAILDKRLAGMQKTSSAMPSLLKLKKGHSKGGGIMPCVEGNLLIGPNAIEVMNREDFSTNIEAFSDIKKHLNLNEKVSASDIITYYSGVRACTWEEDFIVEASERVENLVHAAGIQSPGFAAAPAIAEDIVNISVSILKKKMKVNLNKNFNPIRSVSKPVARLSSEERQKMIERNPLYGKIICRCEEVSEGEIRDAVNNVLNVVTLDGIKRRVRAGSGRCHGGFCTPYILKIISEEKNIGIESITKKGKGSELVQPIEGFVPFEGNKEI; encoded by the coding sequence ATGGATAAACTTTTTCAAAAAAAATTAAAACGTCTTAAAACAAAATTAAAAAAAATCGGACTTGAAAAAAAAGTTAATCTTTCCATTGATTTTAATTCCGTTGTTTTAACGGGAGACGTTTCTTCAATTGAGGAAAGAACTCTTGCAGGGTATGCCGCCGCCCGTTTCGGCTTTAAGGGAGTTGTAAACGATTTAACCGTAAACGGAAAAGGCGAAGAGCCTATGAGCCTTCCTTTAAGCGGCGGGAATTTTTTGCAAGATAAAAAATTCGACGTTGTTATAATAGGAGGCGGGGTTATAGGCTGTGCAATTGCAAGAGAGCTTTCACGCTTTGATTTAAAAATTGCAGTAATTGAAAAAGAAAGCGATGTTGCAATGCAAGCTTCAAGTCATAACGACGGAATGATTCATCCGGGTTTTGCGGATAATCCTAAAAAGAAAAAAGGCAAGCTGAATACACGCGGGAACCGTATGTATACAAAGGTGTCGGAGGAACTCGGTTTTGAAATAAACCGCTGCGGAAGTTTTCTGTTATTCTACACTCCTTTTTTAATTCCTCTTGTTCCTCTTATGAAATTGAGATGTAAATTAAACGGTGTTGACGGCGATTACGGTTACCGCTCCCGCTCCCAAATAAAAAAAACGGACCCGTATATGACCGATAAAAATTACGGAGGCTTTTGGCAGCCTTCTGCGGGAGTGGCATCTCCTATGCAAGTAACAATTTGCTATGCGGAAAATGCGGCTCAAAACGGAGTTGAGTTTTATTTTGATACGGCTGTTATCGGAATGAAGAAAACCGGTAATTTAATTTCGCAAGTGGTAACTACTTCAGGAACTTTCGACGCGGCTCTTGTTATAAATGCCGCAGGCGTATGGGCGGATAAGGTTGCAGGTTTTGCGGGAGACCGATTTTTTTCAATTCACGGAAGAAAGGGAACGGACGCAATTTTAGATAAACGTTTAGCCGGTATGCAAAAAACAAGCTCCGCAATGCCCAGTCTTTTAAAATTAAAAAAAGGGCATTCAAAGGGCGGAGGCATTATGCCTTGCGTAGAAGGGAATTTGTTAATAGGGCCTAATGCAATTGAAGTTATGAACCGTGAAGATTTTTCTACAAATATCGAAGCATTTAGCGATATAAAAAAACATTTAAACTTAAATGAAAAAGTTTCCGCTTCGGATATTATTACGTATTATAGCGGAGTGCGAGCATGTACTTGGGAAGAAGATTTTATAGTTGAAGCTTCGGAGCGTGTGGAGAATCTTGTACATGCGGCAGGGATTCAGTCTCCGGGTTTTGCCGCCGCTCCTGCAATTGCGGAAGACATTGTAAATATTTCCGTTTCGATTTTAAAAAAGAAAATGAAAGTGAACTTAAACAAAAATTTCAACCCGATACGTTCCGTCTCGAAACCTGTTGCCCGTCTTTCTTCCGAAGAGCGGCAAAAAATGATAGAAAGAAATCCTCTGTACGGAAAAATTATTTGTCGCTGCGAAGAAGTCAGTGAGGGTGAAATTCGCGATGCTGTAAATAATGTTTTAAACGTCGTTACCCTTGACGGAATTAAAAGAAGGGTTAGGGCCGGTTCGGGAAGATGTCACGGCGGGTTTTGCACACCGTACATTTTAAAGATAATATCCGAAGAAAAAAATATCGGAATTGAAAGTATTACAAAAAAAGGAAAAGGCTCGGAGCTTGTACAGCCTATAGAAGGGTTTGTACCCTTTGAAGGAAACAAAGAAATTTAA
- a CDS encoding lipopolysaccharide biosynthesis protein yields MSAQFQEKNDEISLLDLFVVVFKYKKMIILTTVCAAVFILIYSVISLMLPPEKSFLPNVYKSTALMLIKTPSASSAGGLSSKLESSGLGDIASLMGFGGASGPSYSKLAAFLATTNSLLDAITEEFNIIEKYKIEKNPKTNARKIISRNLKAALDEKTGVFAISYEDIDPEFAKNVTSFCVKYYDNKFMELGLDPDKLEKENVEAAIATCLNDIKTIKLKIQQLEERTAYNYSANISEIATESEHLRMELETQKNIYSQLKIKFEILKIKVSSEHPVLQVIEYPEVPESKSKPSRGMLCIIVTFTAFLLSLFMAFVLNAVKNIKNDPEALAKLKGTKK; encoded by the coding sequence ATGAGTGCTCAATTCCAAGAAAAAAATGATGAAATAAGTTTGCTTGACTTATTTGTAGTTGTATTTAAATACAAAAAAATGATTATTCTTACGACTGTTTGTGCGGCCGTTTTTATCTTAATATATTCGGTTATTTCATTAATGCTTCCTCCTGAAAAATCGTTTTTGCCTAATGTATATAAGTCCACGGCTCTGATGCTTATAAAAACGCCCTCCGCCTCCTCGGCAGGAGGCTTATCGTCAAAACTGGAGTCAAGCGGTTTGGGTGATATAGCATCTCTTATGGGGTTCGGAGGAGCATCGGGACCTTCTTACAGTAAACTGGCGGCTTTTTTAGCTACTACTAATTCCCTCTTGGATGCGATAACTGAAGAATTCAATATTATTGAAAAGTATAAAATAGAAAAAAATCCTAAAACAAATGCAAGAAAAATTATATCGAGAAATTTAAAAGCGGCTTTAGACGAGAAAACCGGGGTATTTGCCATATCTTATGAAGATATCGACCCAGAATTTGCAAAAAACGTAACTTCTTTTTGCGTAAAATATTACGACAATAAATTTATGGAATTGGGATTGGACCCCGATAAACTCGAAAAAGAAAATGTTGAAGCCGCCATTGCGACATGTTTAAATGATATAAAAACAATAAAGCTTAAAATTCAACAACTTGAAGAAAGGACCGCTTATAATTACAGTGCGAATATTTCCGAAATAGCCACCGAATCGGAACACTTAAGAATGGAACTTGAAACTCAAAAAAATATATACAGTCAGTTAAAAATAAAATTCGAAATTCTTAAAATAAAAGTAAGCAGCGAACACCCGGTTTTACAAGTTATAGAATACCCTGAAGTTCCGGAATCTAAGTCCAAACCGAGCAGGGGAATGCTTTGCATTATCGTAACTTTTACAGCCTTTCTTTTATCTCTTTTTATGGCCTTTGTATTAAATGCGGTAAAAAATATAAAAAACGACCCGGAAGCATTGGCAAAATTAAAAGGAACGAAAAAATGA
- a CDS encoding polysaccharide biosynthesis/export family protein has product MKKLKFISAFLIISAVVLNLNGEEAVNLSTSPSQHSAIEAMSNPNYLVTIGDVYELGYLAGAKAVTYKIVVDASYNVRVANLTIINARGLTFLQLKRQIENIIVKNYPMSGVQFIMVSLGAFTVAVRGEVKTAFEASVTGLVRLSNVIKSGVTDYSSIRDIEILSVTGTKKKYDLFKAKRYGDFSQDPFLRPGDTVIVNRVKRSVTIDGGIERPGKYQLLDGEDLKELIEIYGGGLVEFANENKVTVKHNSKSTEFPLGQSVTLEKEEEWASFELKNYDSVYVENSASLKGLVYFEGSLNSAEKVVPVQFTMGDDLVSVIRERRTLFSSMSDTKNAYLMRKGQKIYENFNRIFYDTEYSEKILLEHEDRIVVPFLQQVVIVAGAVVKPGSYPYSPGKSFEYYVSLAGGFDVTRNVGSAVVITDASGKKMKKTDDILPDTVITAKSNSFVYNFSRYAPVVSIIATVLSIVTSVIALTRNR; this is encoded by the coding sequence ATGAAAAAATTGAAATTTATATCCGCATTTTTAATCATAAGTGCTGTTGTATTAAATTTAAACGGTGAAGAAGCCGTTAACTTATCTACATCGCCTTCTCAGCATTCAGCTATTGAAGCTATGTCCAATCCCAACTATCTCGTAACCATAGGAGACGTTTACGAGCTCGGATACCTTGCAGGAGCAAAAGCCGTAACCTATAAAATAGTGGTGGACGCTTCTTATAACGTACGCGTTGCAAATTTAACGATTATAAATGCCCGAGGATTAACCTTTTTACAGCTTAAAAGGCAAATTGAAAACATAATAGTTAAAAATTATCCTATGAGCGGCGTACAATTTATTATGGTATCGCTGGGAGCTTTTACGGTTGCGGTAAGAGGTGAAGTAAAAACGGCCTTTGAAGCAAGCGTAACGGGATTGGTACGTTTATCTAATGTAATTAAATCGGGCGTTACGGATTATTCGTCCATTCGGGATATTGAAATTCTTTCCGTTACAGGTACGAAAAAAAAATATGATCTTTTTAAAGCAAAACGATACGGGGACTTTTCGCAAGACCCGTTTTTACGTCCCGGAGATACTGTTATAGTAAACAGAGTAAAACGCTCCGTTACTATAGACGGAGGCATAGAAAGACCTGGAAAATACCAGCTTTTGGACGGTGAGGACTTAAAAGAGCTTATCGAAATTTACGGCGGAGGACTTGTCGAATTTGCCAACGAAAATAAGGTAACCGTTAAACACAATTCCAAAAGCACCGAATTTCCGTTAGGACAATCGGTAACTTTGGAAAAAGAAGAAGAATGGGCATCTTTTGAGCTTAAAAATTACGATTCGGTTTATGTTGAAAATTCCGCCTCATTAAAAGGCCTTGTCTATTTTGAAGGCTCCTTAAATTCGGCCGAAAAGGTTGTTCCCGTTCAGTTCACTATGGGAGATGATTTAGTTTCCGTAATAAGAGAAAGGCGGACTCTTTTTTCCTCTATGTCGGATACGAAAAACGCATATTTAATGCGTAAGGGTCAAAAAATATATGAAAATTTTAACCGTATTTTTTACGACACGGAATATAGCGAAAAAATTCTTTTAGAGCATGAAGACAGAATTGTAGTTCCGTTTTTACAACAAGTTGTAATAGTGGCCGGAGCCGTAGTAAAACCGGGCTCATATCCTTACTCGCCGGGAAAGTCTTTTGAGTATTACGTATCCTTGGCTGGAGGATTTGACGTTACAAGAAACGTAGGTTCGGCAGTAGTTATAACCGACGCTTCAGGCAAAAAAATGAAAAAAACCGATGATATTTTACCGGATACCGTAATAACTGCAAAATCAAACTCTTTTGTTTATAATTTCAGCAGGTATGCTCCCGTCGTATCAATAATTGCAACGGTACTCAGTATAGTTACATCAGTAATAGCTCTTACACGAAATAGATAA
- the pta gene encoding phosphate acetyltransferase — translation MSFVQNMKQKAKEYGNRLVLPEGTEERTLKAARAIVDEKLVSELFLIGNDREIVAAAGKAGVKLDGITVIEPVKSEWLDSFSAAYYEKRKAKGMTEEQAKTEMSSALGFAAMMLVQNKADAMVAGAFNTTADVLRAGLKVIGTQAGMKTASSCFLMDTKNPNLGANGVFIFSDCAVIPSPSSEQLADIACSAAQSCKTFTGAEPIVAMLSFSTKGSGGDKDENILRVREAVKILKERKPDFIFDGEIQLDCAIVPSVMQKKAPDSPVKGMANTLIFPDLGAGNIGYKLVQRIAGAEALGPFLQGFAKPISDLSRGCSVDDIITTSAVTLVQAGKK, via the coding sequence ATGAGTTTTGTACAAAATATGAAACAAAAGGCAAAAGAATACGGCAACCGCCTTGTTTTGCCTGAAGGAACGGAAGAAAGGACTTTAAAAGCCGCCCGCGCCATTGTAGACGAAAAACTGGTTTCGGAGCTTTTTTTAATCGGTAACGACAGAGAAATCGTCGCCGCCGCCGGAAAAGCGGGGGTTAAACTTGACGGAATTACCGTCATTGAGCCGGTAAAATCGGAATGGCTTGATTCTTTTAGCGCCGCTTATTATGAAAAGCGTAAGGCTAAGGGTATGACCGAAGAGCAAGCCAAAACGGAAATGAGCTCCGCATTGGGTTTTGCGGCTATGATGCTTGTTCAAAATAAGGCGGACGCTATGGTAGCCGGAGCTTTTAACACAACCGCCGATGTTTTGCGCGCCGGATTGAAGGTTATAGGCACTCAAGCCGGAATGAAAACCGCATCTTCCTGCTTCTTAATGGATACTAAAAATCCCAATTTAGGTGCAAACGGAGTATTTATCTTTTCGGACTGTGCCGTAATTCCCAGCCCCTCTTCCGAACAGCTTGCCGACATAGCCTGCTCCGCTGCTCAAAGCTGTAAAACCTTTACCGGTGCGGAACCTATAGTAGCAATGCTCTCGTTTTCCACCAAGGGTTCAGGCGGCGACAAAGACGAAAACATTTTACGGGTACGCGAAGCGGTAAAAATACTTAAAGAACGCAAACCCGATTTTATTTTTGACGGAGAAATCCAATTGGATTGCGCAATCGTGCCTTCGGTAATGCAAAAAAAAGCTCCCGATTCTCCCGTAAAAGGAATGGCAAACACCCTAATCTTCCCCGATTTGGGCGCAGGCAACATCGGGTATAAACTCGTACAAAGAATTGCCGGCGCGGAAGCTCTGGGCCCCTTCCTTCAAGGATTTGCAAAGCCGATTTCGGATTTATCGCGCGGCTGCTCGGTTGACGATATTATAACAACCTCTGCCGTAACCCTGGTTCAAGCGGGGAAAAAATAA